A region from the Halomarina litorea genome encodes:
- a CDS encoding transcription initiation factor IIB translates to MTRSTRTREREQESTSTSTGEQTRECPECGSDHLVKSSDRGEVVCDDCGLVVEEDEIDRGPEWRAFNHSERQSKSRVGAPTTQTMHDKGLTTTIDWKDKDAYGRSLSSEKRSQMHRLRKWQERIRTKDAGERNLQFALSETDRMASALGVPRSVREVASVIYRRALKEDLIRGRSIEGVATACLYAACRKEGIPRSLEEISEVSRVERKEIGRTYRYISQELSLEMEPVDPKKYVPRFCSELGLSEEVQSKTKEIIEVTAEKGLLSGKSPTGYAAAAIYAASLLCNEKKTQREVADVAQVTEVTIRNRYQEQIEAMGIHS, encoded by the coding sequence ATGACACGGTCCACCCGTACCCGGGAGCGCGAGCAGGAATCGACATCGACATCCACCGGGGAGCAGACCCGCGAGTGCCCGGAGTGCGGCTCGGATCACCTCGTCAAGAGTTCGGACCGGGGAGAGGTCGTGTGCGACGACTGCGGACTGGTCGTCGAGGAAGACGAGATCGACCGTGGTCCCGAGTGGCGGGCGTTCAACCACTCGGAGCGCCAGAGCAAGTCGCGGGTCGGCGCGCCGACGACCCAGACGATGCACGACAAGGGGCTCACCACGACCATCGACTGGAAGGACAAGGACGCCTACGGGCGGTCGCTCTCCTCGGAGAAGCGCAGTCAGATGCACCGCCTGCGCAAGTGGCAAGAGCGCATCCGCACCAAGGACGCCGGCGAGCGCAACCTCCAGTTCGCGCTCAGTGAGACCGACCGGATGGCCTCGGCGCTGGGCGTGCCCCGATCGGTGCGCGAGGTGGCGTCGGTCATCTACCGGCGCGCCCTCAAGGAGGACCTCATCCGCGGACGGTCCATCGAGGGCGTCGCGACGGCCTGCCTCTACGCTGCCTGTCGAAAGGAGGGGATCCCCCGCTCGCTGGAGGAGATCTCGGAGGTCTCCCGCGTCGAGCGAAAGGAGATCGGTCGAACGTATCGCTACATCTCACAGGAGCTCTCGCTGGAGATGGAGCCTGTCGACCCCAAGAAGTACGTCCCCCGCTTCTGCTCGGAACTCGGCCTCTCGGAGGAGGTCCAGTCGAAGACGAAGGAGATCATCGAGGTCACCGCAGAGAAGGGTCTGCTCTCGGGCAAGTCCCCGACGGGGTACGCCGCCGCGGCCATCTACGCCGCCTCCCTGCTCTGCAACGAGAAAAAGACCCAGCGAGAGGTCGCCGACGTGGCACAGGTCACCGAGGTCACCATCCGCAACCGCTATCAGGAGCAGATCGAAGCGATGGGCATTCACAGCTAA